TACAAACAGTGTCCAAACCACAAATCAAACTCGGATTCGGGTTTTCAGAAGGGCGTATCGCAATAGTTTCTGCGGTTTCCCCATATTACTCCTACACCAGATTTTTGCCGTTTGTTTCTTCTTTGCTACTATTTTTTTATGatgtttctttttttatttttattttttgcAAAATATTTCAGTCTTTTTACCCTCTTAACCGCCCAACGCCTCGTTAGCTGCAACGGCAAGCCTGGTTGGCTCAGTTGGTTAGAGCGTTAGTCTCATAATCTGAAGATCACCAGTTCGACCCTGGTACCGGGCATCCgtctctttttttgcccGCCTTTTATTTGTTGTCATACAGAATATCTGCAATATTGCTCCATCAAAACGTTGTGAAACTTTGgtcaatttttttttacttCCGATCTCAATGAACCCTAAACATGAAGAATATATCTTCAACTTTGAAATAAGAGAGAAAAGGTCGGAGCGAGTTGCATACTCGTATTCAGCAGTTCTGCCGCGTTCTAATAGTGTTGCCTAAATTCTTACAACTATTATATTGGTCGTAATATTGGTGTCTTCTTTCGAGCTTCAATCTTCCAACCTCTCCTCCAACGATGTCCTGtatggtatgtacagtgGGTAAGTTCCACACGCAAAAATGGAAAGTTTTTGTACGACACTTGCCTTCATTTATTCAACATCACCTATGGAAGTGGTATGTCCATGCTGAATGCAAATTTCCTTATCATCTTTCTTGCCCCAATAAGCTGATCCCATCCTACCATCTCCCTAACAAAAGTCTAAGTAATACCTGTTCATGCAAGGAAGATACTTTTCGTcttagtatgtacatactgtactcgtctCAGAACTCTCAAACAGCCCAGATCAGCTTTCAATTGCTTTGCAGAGAGGTAGCACTACGATTTTCACACAATATCTAATTCATGCTGTAGTCCAGGGCACTCGTTCGTAGTAATGACCCTAACTAGTGGATGGGGTTAGGTATGTACTGGAAAAGCCATCAAGAGGCACGAACCAGTcacactacagtacagtactgcaTCTATGCCTATAACCTGCTATGCTGGAACATGTGTAATGTCTCTTGTCCATGTAGATCAACGCATGCCTGCAAATGCCCAGGCATTGTAGCCAGGACCATAGTCATCGTAGTAATAGTCTGAATAGCCATGGTTGTCTGAATAGTCATGGTCGTCTGAATAGTCATGGTCTTCATCCCAAGCACCCCAAGGGTCGACTTCATCACCTGTGCCATAGTCTTGGTaatcatcatcatcatcttcttctgaaTCTTCTGAGTCCAGATCTTCAGAGTCCATATCCCAATAGCTCTTAGTATACTCACGGACAGTATTGTGAGACAAGAATCTGGCGAGAAATTTGCCATTTTCATACCCAAGAAAGACTCTGCTTCGATCACGTCCAGGGTTATAGTACGAATGTGGAGTTTCCACATCTGTAATAACTCCGCTGTCAAGATCTACCATTCGAATACCTCCATTTTTCGTCCACTCGGTGAGATACTGCGAATTTTGGGGTCTGAGACACTGATGAAGTCCATCGGGTGCTTTGTCAGGCAAGGTGACGATTTTATCCTGTCTACAAAACACCTTTCCGGGCTGGTCCAGGTCCAAGAAGGTTGGAATCAGATACTTGTCTTGATGAAACCACCAAACCAGTCCATTGTAGTTTTCCTCAGGACACGACTTGTTCGATGCAAAAGACGGAGTGCCATACTTGACCAATTTCTTGGTGTAAGGGTCGTGTAAGCCATAAGTGCTTCTTGCGTATCGTGTCACATGAATATTTCCAACTTGGGAGACAGCGTCAATGTGGGGAGGATAGACTGTTGCATGCTTGTAATGAGGCTGGTCTCGGGGGAACACGTAGTGGTGATGAGTGGTGGGGACCATAATTATCTCACTATTAACAACAATGGGAGCTCGTTCCAGGAAACCAGTATTCTTTGGAAGATGTTCAGGACGAATGTGACCAGGTAGGGTGATTTCAATGTCCATAAAGCTGATGACCATCGCATCCTTACTCTCGGAAACCACCTTGATCTGGCTGGGCTGCTCGGGCACCGCATCGAGAGTCCAGGGACTCAAAACTGCACCCAGCGGGAGGTTTTCCACGTGCAATCTGTCGCATGAGAACGAGCAGTCGAAATCCCGATGGTCATCGAACCCCTCGTAGTCACAGGGCAGCTTCTCTCCATGGTTGAGCCCCAAAGCAGTAACTCCCTTCACCGGCTTGGGTGGTGGAATTTCGACGCTATCCCAGCCGTCTATAACTTTCCACTTGGAGCTGGTGAGTCGCGAAACGTACACCAACACACAGTCGCCCCAGGTCTTCATTTCTCCTTCTGGCTTGATCCAGGGAAATCGCCTCACAAGTTCAAGCTTCAGATCACGGTCAGCATGTGTATAGGCCAAGTACCAATAAGAGCTGGCTTCTCTAAGCGAAACACACGTTTCCAGATCGCAGTGGGAGTAGATCAACGTGGCGATTTCATAAGGAAGATACTTCCCATCGTCCTTAGGGCTCACTGCAACCTCAGACTTTGGCTCTTTCCTGTCCAAATGCCTTGAAAAATTGACAGCTTCCAGCCAGACAGACCGTTTCAGGCTTTCCTCCTGATCCTCGAGCAGCTCATGTATCTGTGTCTGCAATCGCAGGCCTTCTGCCTTGTCTTGCAGGTCCAGAGGAGGGCTAGAGAGCATCTTCGATGCCCACGCATGCATGTTTAGTAGAGTCCAAACATACTCCTCGACGAAGACAGGGTGTCCGAGATGTGGATCTAGCCTCTCAAACGCTTTGGTGACCGTGGATGTAGTCTGCTGGAAGTTTTTCAGCCTCCTGACAgcctcctctctctccacgCGCCATTTCTGGTTGAACTCGTCGTTCTCTCGAAGCAGCTTCTGTACTGCGGTGAAACATTCTTCCCTGGAAGCTGGAACCGGTAGTGGTGCTGTCGATAATTGAGCCGCGTGACCCGACGCCATCTgtttcttcatcttcttcatgtccTCACAGATCACTTTCTGCTCTTCCTTCACTTTGAGCAGATGAGAACATACCACCAGCAGTTTGTCAGCCTCTGACTCAGTTCCATTCCAAGGCGAAGGCAGTCCTTGTGTTatggctgctgctgctgtcttAATAGACGTTCTTGGGTACATTgtcagtacagtactgtagtgacACGTTGTGGTGAAAAAGGCTCTGATGTAGAGAAGCCAAATCCACCACTACTCAGGTAGAACATTAGTTGACCATTACTTGGTACCATCGAACACCCCTCAGTTCGAATCTTACAAATACCATTTTTTATACCATACCTTCGATATATACAGATTGAGACGGAATATTCACGTGGACCTCGTCGTTACCGAATAAAAAGCTTCGGGCGATCATATGTGACCTCTTTAGGGAAGACAGGCGGTCCCCGCTAATCATTTTGTCTCGGTCTTCCCCAGTCGTCGGACCCACTAGCGTTACATCAAGAAGGGACCCACTAGATGTAAATacgagagaagagagatctgagagaagaggtgtGTGAACAACCAGCGAATCAAATATTGAGGAAACACACAACATCTAACCACCTGACACTGCTTTGAAAAATCGAGCACCAACGGTCCAAATAGGTATTCTCACGGGGTATTATTATCAATGAAAGTCTATGTGTCTATATTGTGTTGTAGAAAGCTGGAAGCTGTCAAGATGATGGAACTGGACTGCCCAATCTGGGCCTTACTACTCATTATTGTTTTCaatggtgttggtggtagAAAAGAGCGAGTGCGGCAGTATGgtgactactgtacagcaccTGTAGTATGTAGCCTTAGTCACTCGACTGCACATGAGACACTCGGAGCTCTAGACTGGTTCCCACTACGCCTCTCtcacctcctcaacaacctggctcttctccaactccttTCTGGCAGCCTTTTCTCGCTCTTCGACATAAAAGTACCGAGTGTACACCAAGGAAATGTAGTTGACCACCGAGTTGAGAGCGATCCAGCCAATGAGAACTCCCACATTGAGTCCTATTTCGGAATGGACATTGAACAGAATGGTTCTAATGGCCTCCACAGCATTGAAAACCGGCAGAGCGTGGCCAAACTGGTAGACTCCAGGTGACATCTCCAGAGGGAACATTCCTGGAGCAGAGTTGAAAATGACCCAGAAAAGCAGCCAAATTGCAAGCGTAGCGGGGAACTTTTTGGCGAAGAATGCCATGATGTTGTCGGTGGCTCCTCCAAGAGCAGCCATACTCAGAAAGTTGATCATCCAGTAGACCACAAATCCGCCTCGGCCGTATCGGAGAGTAAAGTCCTGTCCAAACGCCAGAGACacgagagagaagaagagtgagatgaagaagatggaaaTCAAGTTGATCACGGTTCGGTAGATGAAAAACTGCCATAGAATCATGTGCTCGCCCTGAATGTTGTGAATGAATCCCCACATCATCACCTGGtagaaggagatgatgacgagATAGATGAGACCCACATTGTCGATAGCAGACGCCACACCGCCGGAAAAGGGTCGAATGTCGTTGTTTTGGAACTCCAGAGGCGAGGTCAGAAGCCGCGGCGTGTTGGTGAGCAAGTCTTTGATTTTGTCGTTGGAAAAGTCGGCTGTCAGGTTTCGAATGATCTCAGGAACCTTCTGCTCCTGGAAGAGAAACTCAAGAGCATCAACCTGAGGCTGACAGTAGGTGGCATGCACACTTTCCTGTCGACCTCCAGTGTTGAAGTAATGCAGGGTTTTGAACCAGTAGTCATCCTGGTTGCCCGACTCAAGGGCAGCCCGTAACGTAGCAGTCGAGTTTTCAAACACCACAAAGGCGCCCCAGAACTTGTACTGCACCACTAGctcctcaatctgctcCAGAGATGTGTACTCGGATGACACCACTGGCTTGATAGTCACCAGATGGGGCAGATTAGGTCGCTCGTTGACCAGATCAACGAAGGCGTTTCCAACCACGTCGTTGTCCCAGTTGATGACGGCCATCTTCAGATTGTGGGCTCGATCTGACCGCTTGTACATGGATCCCCAGAACAGCGGCAGAATTCCGGTCAACGCAATGGCCAGAGTGAGCacgttgaagaaggacatcTTGGCCACCATCCAGTGGCCCTTTCGAAGCTTGGGGTGGTGCACAGGCACATAAGTTTTCGGTGGAAGGAGTCGTTCAGACGAGGTTGTGCTAGACATGGCGGTTGAAGCGGTTGAAATGATCTTTTTTCCACCGCTTGTCCTCCACCCTCACCTATATATCGTGTAAACAAAGACCGTTAGTCTAGCCACTAGTGCGGAGGAGAAGCCGTATGTGATAAGAGTAGACTGGCAGTATAAACACATGGTTAGatgtgttttttgggggAAATGAAGCGATAGTCGTTGGTATTGGGGATCATGGTATCTCAGAGGGCTCCTGTCCGTCTTCAGTGATCCCCTTCAGCTGTCATCTCCACCTGATGACATTCTCTTGCTGCAGAACGGCGCTAAAAACGGCGCTATTTTCGGTGACATAAATCCGTCGTAACGTCGAGGACGCCGTACGAGCGAGGCGCAGGGTTAGTAATGATTATCGGTGGCGGTTTTGGTCGCGTCTTTCGGACTGTGAAAAGATCGGCTCCATATCGAATTCCGCTGCCGACATTTTAATTCCGGATAGGAGTGGGAGAAAAATTGCCAGTAAGTATAATGATTACTGTTCATaaaagtgaaaaaaaaaaaagactagaaaaaagaccaaagaaaaaagaccagaaaaaaaaatatgaGTAATTACAATGAGAATAAACAGAACTGGAGAGACAGGAAATTCacggaaaaaaaacatctATTTTATTCTATTTTATTGTCAGAAACTGCTGTCAGAAAAACTTCCACTCTAATACTGCGCAAGTACGTTCCTGAAGGGAATTTCACTGCACCCACCATTATAATTCCGGATACAGCTGGTGATAATTTTAGAGAAATAGCTTCTGCAATCACCGTACGAGGTGGAACAAAGAGAAGCAATAGGTGACGAATTACTACATGGGAAGATATAAATAACTCCTAAAAGTCGAAGATCGATCATAACTGTTCGGTGGAAAGCACCTTTTCGACGCTTCCGGTTAGTATGAGTTGTTTACTTGCTTTCTAGTTAGTTGGTGTTTAGTTGACCTTTCCAACCAATCTCCCAGTCATTACTCAAACCTCCAACTATCAGCCTTCTACATTATTTGACCAAACAACCTCCCAAAACAAACTCCACGTTCATGTACCTTACGCGTCAGGGATGCgcttctccaactacaCTTGACATCTACATCGACGACATTAATTCGTCATagctccttctcaatgccaccaaaaaaacaacaacaggtCGTTCCCGACATGGGCGACACCGGTACTCTCAAGCAGCGCAAAGACCGCACCAACAGACTCTAGACGGCGTTCAGACAGGAAGAAGCAGACACAGCAGCTCATTTCCAGCAGTTCAACGAGAAGTTCAAGCGGGAAATTGCCCCTCATCCCCCCGCTCCCCGTTCCCGCATTTAAGCAATAGTGTGCAACTGCTGTGAATCTTCTGGTGCAGAAGCACGCTACACTGATGCCCCGATGACAACCCAAAAGACAGCAGTTTCAACAACCGTGgaaccagctgctggataAAGCTGCCGCCACAGCAATTACGGTCTATGTCTTTCCGCGGGACAAGCCCTTTCATTTCAAGAACGCGCTTCAATACAGGTTCGATCGCAGAGAGTTGAAGAATCGCGCCAATATTCTTTATTTCGGCTCAAAAGGTGAGAAGTACCAGTTCTTCGACCTCCAACACAAAGTGATACGCGATCATTTCACCACCACGGCTCAGCCTGTTGCTGTCTCTGATGGCCTCACCTGGTGGTGTTCCCTTTTGTGGATCTGCAACAGCCAgggatcttcttctccagaagagACAAGACTGTTATGGTCGCAAATGTGAGTGGTTACGGAGACCTGAACAACCATTTCCGTCAGTGTGAAAAGCCAGGTCTAGGCCGCTTCCTGTTGAGGAACTTCATGGAGGGAGTGTTAGTGATTGATCTTGCCAGCACCACTGCTACCAATGTGTTTACTCCTAAAAAGGATCAGAGGAATCCTGACATCGTTATGGGGTTTGTCGACGACAAGTTTGTGGCCAAGTTCGTTGACAGCAAAACCATGAAGAGATacgagcaggagaagctatggaagaccaagaccatAGAAAGTGAGGGGAATAGGTGCCGCGATTATTATGATAGCATGAGGGTGCATGTTTTCTACTCGCAGAAAATATCCTGTCAGCTGGTATGAAAGGCAGGTGgattggagatggaggtaATGCAGTTCTTGGTAGTAAAATGCTCTCAACAACCATCTCAATTGCACCAAGGAAGATACGGAAACAAAATCCATATCACAGGTATTACACCCAGGTATTATCACTACTATCCAAATCAATGGCCTAACTATTCCACTTCCCAACTATCTAACTAAACTCAACTATTTATTTACCAAACTAACATAAGCatcagaaaaaaaacacgcATCAAGTACGCTCATAAGCAGCCAAATGTGACAAAAAATCCATATAAAATATCTCTAAAACACCCGCCTAGACAAATTCCACCATTTGTAATCCCATATCTCCACTATATCTCTCCATATCGCGACCCCTCCCGTTCCACCCGCCTCCAATGACTTCCGGGTAACCCAACCTTAAAAAATTACTACCATGCATAATCATCACAGCATGGCTGAATCGAACATAAACCCCATACAAAAGGACATTTTACAGCACACAAAAACATGATCCCCGGATTCGTTACACCTGGAATTTTAATATCTCTCGTTGTCGACCGAGACGGCAACAAGTTTTACCCCGGAATCGGCACGGCTGTTCGAGTTGTGGAAGGTTCCGAGGCCAAGGTTGCTGGCAAGTCgcaggccaaggccattgtcgcCACAGCTACGGGAAAGGTGGTGCTGAGCGAACGACAGGAGAGCGCGGAGCACAACgacaagtcacgtgataccaAGGGCTCATGCTACACGGTCAACATTgtgaagaagaccaagggTGACGATTCATCTTCAACTACACCTACTACATCCCATGTGTCGCCCTCGGCTTCGTCGGGACTGCCCAAGGTTGGCGATTACATTCTTGCACGAGTTTCAAAGCTCACGTCGAAACAGGCCAACGTGGAGAttctggtggtggagggcCAGGGAGGAGTGGGCCAGGACGCGGGTTTGGGACTCAATGGCAACGAGAACGGTATCCACAGCAACCCTCTGTCAAATGCGGGCTCTTTGGTGGAAGGCGCTATTCGATCAGATCTCGGTGAGGGCTTCGGTGGTATCATTCGGTCCATTGATGTGCGAGCCACCGAGCGAGACAAGGTCAAAATGGAGCTGTGTTTCAAGCCCGGTGATATCGTGCGAGCACAGGTCATTTCTCTCGGAGATGGTGCCAACTACTACCTTTCTACAGCCAAGAACGAGCTCGGAGTTCTGTTCGCTCGATCGAAAATCGGAGAGTTGATGTACGCTACCGACTGGCAGACCATGGCCTGTCCTGTGACTGGCCTGACGGAAGAGAGAAAGTGCGCTTCTCCTTATAAGcaggaggtcaaggctgAGGTCAAAGAGGAGGCCAAGTAGGTATATAGGTATTGCATGTGGTGTATCGTATGGTACACCTTTTTTGATGGAACTGGAGATACTAATCTGTCAgatacagtatatactgtaccattCAATTTAATATATAGAAGGTTCGTTTCTCATGGTTAAGAATGATACCACTAGCCATGCTTGGGGTTTGTCTTTAGGATCCGTGTAACCAGACCCTCTCCGATACGCCTCATGGTACAACTtgaagtactgtactgtacagtactccTTTTTGTCATATCTGTTGCCAGGACGCCTCTTATGCCATCAaacttgcccttcttgtaGTAGATGGACGGCTTCTTTCCATGATGTCTGATTTTGAGCTCGTGCTTGATCAGTTCCATATCGGAGTCTTCATTGTTGTCTGCGTCAGTGGAGGAAACGTCGCAGTCGGAGGAATATCGCCTACAAATAGAACCACAATCCAGTTCTGCAAgtcctgctccttgttcttctggTAGACCAACTCAACGTCGCAGTCAATGTTTGTAAACTTGTGGGGATCATCAACAAAACAACTCTGAGAAGCATAGGTTCGTCGAGGATACAGGGAGTAGACCCTCTTTCCTTGCAAGTCGAACTCAACAAAGGGACTAGTGATCCGGTTATATTGAGAGGCGCAGAAAGCATGGAATAATATCGCCTAATCAGATTGTTAGACCCAACCTCCTGCACCCTCGTGAGGTGTGTTAGTCGAGAGCTGATATATGTCGAAAACGAGTAGACCCCACGTCATCCCCCTCTTGTTGCCAATATAAAGTAGGGAAAGACCAGTTGACGGTCGGCCTGTGGTTCTTGCACAGATGCTTCACCCGTCAGCAGATCACCAACGACAACTCCATGAGCTCCTCGAAGGTGACATCTCCGTCCATTGAAGGGTGACAAATCGGTCCATTCCCTGATTCTGGTCGCCCTGGATAATTCCAAGAATCTTGTAGACATGGGAAGACGACAAAGGTGCCAAGCTGGGGGAAAAGGGCGCTGATAGCAGTCAGAGCTCGTGTGTCGGTTTTCTGTGGAGGCGTATCGTGTCCAATCTTCTCTCGGATGGTAGGACGCATTAGGGGCTTCTTTTGTTACAGTACCCCATGTCTACCCACAGCCTCAGGAAACGGCCTTCGTGAAGATGGTAGAGATAACCATTGTAGGTGGCGCAATATTCTTGGTGAAATttgtctcctccatcatATCCACCAGCATCCGCACATGGAGCTGCACAAAAATAATGTGGCGCAAGTCCTCGGTAGGCTCAATGTATCCTAAGTAAGGGGAAACATTGTGTGCTGCAAGGAACCGTTTGATCTGGAAACCTGCACTTCCGGGAAGATGGTTTGGGTAGACCATGTCGTCCAATGGGATGGTAGTCGGTCTTCTCGATGTCTGCATGCTCTTCAGGTCCAGGAGCGTGTCGTTGTGGATCAGTTTGTTCCGTAGAGTCCAATTGAGTCAGGGTGTCGATAAATTTCGTCCGGAAACACGGGTTTCATGTTCTCTCGTAGGTCGCTGTCTTCACTCTCATCGGTTGCATCGACGCGGCGATAGCAACTCACATTGCCCAGACAAGACAGTTCCAGAGATTTGACGAGTAAGAAGCCATCCCGTTCCCCAATATCGGGCTGTTTGATGAGActtttctgtgtttgcGCGACCAGCACGAGTGCACACTAGTTCCAGGACGTGAGACCTGCGGATCCCTCGTTCAACGCGAAccagtgtacagtactctCTTGAGCACATTTTCTCGCACCAACGTCTTGTCCAGTGATCTCCACAGCTTTCGGTACGACTCCCACGATTCACTGAACGCC
The Yarrowia lipolytica chromosome 1A, complete sequence genome window above contains:
- a CDS encoding uncharacterized protein (Compare to YALI0A05929g, weakly similar to uniprot|Q6CCA5 Yarrowia lipolytica YALI0C11077g) is translated as MYPRTSIKTAAAAITQGLPSPWNGTESEADKLLVVCSHLLKVKEEQKVICEDMKKMKKQMASGHAAQLSTAPLPVPASREECFTAVQKLLRENDEFNQKWRVEREEAVRRLKNFQQTTSTVTKAFERLDPHLGHPVFVEEYVWTLLNMHAWASKMLSSPPLDLQDKAEGLRLQTQIHELLEDQEESLKRSVWLEAVNFSRHLDRKEPKSEVAVSPKDDGKYLPYEIATLIYSHCDLETCVSLREASSYWYLAYTHADRDLKLELVRRFPWIKPEGEMKTWGDCVLVYVSRLTSSKWKVIDGWDSVEIPPPKPVKGVTALGLNHGEKLPCDYEGFDDHRDFDCSFSCDRLHVENLPLGAVLSPWTLDAVPEQPSQIKVVSESKDAMVISFMDIEITLPGHIRPEHLPKNTGFLERAPIVVNSEIIMVPTTHHHYVFPRDQPHYKHATVYPPHIDAVSQVGNIHVTRYARSTYGLHDPYTKKLVKYGTPSFASNKSCPEENYNGLVWWFHQDKYLIPTFLDLDQPGKVFCRQDKIVTLPDKAPDGLHQCLRPQNSQYLTEWTKNGGIRMVDLDSGVITDVETPHSYYNPGRDRSRVFLGYENGKFLARFLSHNTVREYTKSYWDMDSEDLDSEDSEEDDDDDYQDYGTGDEVDPWGAWDEDHDYSDDHDYSDNHGYSDYYYDDYGPGYNAWAFAGMR
- a CDS encoding uncharacterized protein (Compare to YALI0A05951g, weakly similar to uniprot|P46950 Saccharomyces cerevisiae YGR197c SNG1 involved in nitroguanidine resistance), yielding MSSTTSSERLLPPKTYVPVHHPKLRKGHWMVAKMSFFNVLTLAIALTGILPLFWGSMYKRSDRAHNLKMAVINWDNDVVGNAFVDLVNERPNLPHLVTIKPVVSSEYTSLEQIEELVVQYKFWGAFVVFENSTATLRAALESGNQDDYWFKTLHYFNTGGRQESVHATYCQPQVDALEFLFQEQKVPEIIRNLTADFSNDKIKDLLTNTPRLLTSPLEFQNNDIRPFSGGVASAIDNVGLIYLVIISFYQVMMWGFIHNIQGEHMILWQFFIYRTVINLISIFFISLFFSLVSLAFGQDFTLRYGRGGFVVYWMINFLSMAALGGATDNIMAFFAKKFPATLAIWLLFWVIFNSAPGMFPLEMSPGVYQFGHALPVFNAVEAIRTILFNVHSEIGLNVGVLIGWIALNSVVNYISLVYTRYFYVEEREKAARKELEKSQVVEEVREA
- a CDS encoding uncharacterized protein (Compare to YALI0A05973g, no similarity), with translation MVANVSGYGDLNNHFRQCEKPGLGRFLLRNFMEGVLVIDLASTTATNVFTPKKDQRNPDIVMGFVDDKFVAKFVDSKTMKRYEQEKLWKTKTIESEGNRCRDYYDSMRVHVFYSQKISCQLV
- a CDS encoding uncharacterized protein (Compare to YALI0A05995g, similar to uniprot|P53859 Saccharomyces cerevisiae YNL232w CSL4 core component of the 3 -5 exosome, similar to Saccharomyces cerevisiae CSL4 (YNL232W); ancestral locus Anc_2.11) — its product is MIPGFVTPGILISLVVDRDGNKFYPGIGTAVRVVEGSEAKVAGKSQAKAIVATATGKVVLSERQESAEHNDKSRDTKGSCYTVNIVKKTKGDDSSSTTPTTSHVSPSASSGLPKVGDYILARVSKLTSKQANVEILVVEGQGGVGQDAGLGLNGNENGIHSNPLSNAGSLVEGAIRSDLGEGFGGIIRSIDVRATERDKVKMELCFKPGDIVRAQVISLGDGANYYLSTAKNELGVLFARSKIGELMYATDWQTMACPVTGLTEERKCASPYKQEVKAEVKEEAK
- a CDS encoding uncharacterized protein (Compare to YALI0A06017g, no similarity, no similarity), coding for MQELSVINDSTTANLTTGTLDSVSTEIKLEILKLSSWKHWRSKSLIKQPDIGERDGFLLVKSLELSCLGNSMQTSRRPTTIPLDDMVYPNHLPGSAGFQIKRFLAAHNVSPYLGYIEPTEDLRHIIFVQLHVRMLVDMMEETNFTKNIAPPTMVISTIFTKAVS